Proteins from one Juglans microcarpa x Juglans regia isolate MS1-56 chromosome 1S, Jm3101_v1.0, whole genome shotgun sequence genomic window:
- the LOC121244987 gene encoding uncharacterized protein LOC121244987, whose translation MGNNAANKDTRLSRYLKAPIRILIKIREFYVQGMTELSGRFEYGTAMGCPTPQIATLPKSFSTNSSRSSNNNEDFRELMRAASTRGLGNKVQADLLRRQQAVGNSPATHASSAPGNVFRSRSVAFGRIDEDEPCDFEEDIKVNADVYPRSRSHAVARRSRVF comes from the coding sequence ATGGGCAACAACGCGGCTAACAAGGATACAAGACTCAGCCGGTACTTGAAGGCACCCATTAGAATCCTGATCAAGATCAGGGAATTCTACGTCCAAGGCATGACTGAATTATCGGGTCGCTTTGAATACGGCACGGCCATGGGATGCCCCACTCCCCAAATAGCCACTCTCCCTAAGAGCTTCAGCACCAACTCCTCCAGATCCAGCAACAACAATGAAGATTTCAGGGAGCTTATGAGGGCTGCATCTACTAGGGGCCTTGGCAATAAAGTTCAGGCGGATCTTCTTCGAAGACAGCAGGCCGTTGGCAACTCTCCAGCAACTCATGCTAGCTCTGCACCTGGTAATGTATTTCGGAGCCGCAGTGTTGCTTTTGGGAGGATCGATGAAGACGAGCCCTGCGATTTTGAAGAAGATATCAAGGTCAATGCAGATGTGTATCCAAGAAGCAGAAGCCACGCTGTCGCTAGGAGAAGTAGAGTGTTTTAA